The Effusibacillus pohliae DSM 22757 genome window below encodes:
- a CDS encoding OsmC family protein, with the protein MSGALAARQIPSYPDKITANVQGVIEAVERVLRITRINVHFELKIPQGTRETAERVLAVFDRGCPVAQTLKGSVEFHYTWTIHEY; encoded by the coding sequence TTGTCTGGCGCGCTGGCAGCGCGTCAAATCCCCTCTTACCCCGATAAAATAACAGCGAACGTGCAAGGAGTAATTGAAGCGGTCGAACGTGTATTGCGAATTACCAGAATCAATGTGCATTTTGAACTGAAGATTCCGCAAGGAACTCGGGAAACGGCTGAACGTGTGCTTGCAGTCTTTGACCGCGGCTGTCCTGTTGCGCAAACACTAAAAGGAAGTGTGGAGTTTCACTATACGTGGACGATTCATGAATATTGA